In a single window of the Rhopalosiphum padi isolate XX-2018 chromosome 1, ASM2088224v1, whole genome shotgun sequence genome:
- the LOC132931726 gene encoding scaffold protein salvador isoform X1, with product MLSRKNKDTRTIKEGVVGKYVKKDKPPEIPIINVWTTEPFRKNNHSRTNVSESLNVNNTNQPSGSVQKFGNMKNTPSPSMLIGHEGKYTPSSSVPDLAQKFANANLWSSSPGIAADQSISVRNCSNRYISNDCHINHQMGTHNSATCLPYHSHSDLAESSVILHGYGDNTIYSPALSQCFPTIQLQHKNEIINTHHSTPALHNIGQPVPIPLPSGGGEELPLPPGWSVDLTLRGRKYYIDHNTKTTHWSHPLEKEGLPTGWERIESDEYGVYFVNHISRQAQYEHPCAPHYIYQPEVRIPLPLLPPPPPRSTHFHSHNMLVPANPYLNQEIPVWLNVYSHAAQTLDHKLRWEMFRLPELDCFNAMLTRLYKQELEEIVMRYEVYRSALLFEMDRRHMQSQYIDTNEYNRYGPGLRIIDVTNDNLREVALSQHTETKV from the exons ATGTTGTcaagaaaaaataaagatactAGAACTATTAAAGAAGGAGTGGttggaaaatatgtaaaaaaagacAAGCCACCTGAAATACCAA ttataaatgtatggaCTACAGAACCTTTCAGAAAAAATAACCACAGCCGGACTAATGTTTCAGAATCCCTAAATGtaaat AATACAAACCAACCAAGTGGTTCAGTTCAAAAATTTggtaatatgaaaaatacacCATCTCCATCAATGTTAATTGGTCATGAAGGGAAATATACTCCTAGTAGTTCTGTTCCTGATTTAGctcaaaa atttgcCAATGCTAATTTATGGAGTAGTTCGCCAGGTATAGCTGCTGATCAATCAATAAGTGTTAGAAATTGTAGTAATAGATATATTTCCAATGACTGTCACATTAATCATCAA atgggAACACATAATAGTGCCACTTGTTTACCTTATCATTCACACTCTGATTTAGCAGAATCATCTGTTATTTTACATGGATATGGTGACAATACAATTTACTCGCCAGCATTATCACAATGTTTTCCAACT attcaaTTACAGCACaagaatgaaattattaatactcaTCATTCTACCCCAGCCTTACATAATATTGGACAACCTGTTCCAATACCTTTACCTTCag GCGGAGGAGAAGAACTTCCCTTACCACCAGGTTGGTCCGTAGACTTAACATTAAGAGGTCGTAAGTATTATATTGATCATAATACCAAAACTACACATTGGTCACATCCTTTAGAAAAAGAAGGTCTTCCTACTGGATGGGAACGTATTGAAAGTGATGAGTATGGAGTATATTTTGTTAA tcatATTTCTCGACAAGCACAATATGAGCATCCATGCGCTCCTCACTATATTTATCAACCGGAGGTAAGAATTCCATTGCCACTGTTACCTCCCCCACCACCAAGATCTACACATTTTCATTCTCATAATATGCTCGTGCCTGCTAATCCTTACCTAAAtcaag aAATCCCTGTATGGCTCAATGTTTATTCTCATGCAGCACAAACATTAGATCATAAACTTAGATGGGAAATGTTTCGGCTACCAGAACTTGATTGTTTCAATGCCATGTTGACACGTTTATATAAACAAGAATTAGAAGAGATTGTTATGCGTTATGAAGTTTACAG atctgCGTTATTGTTTGAAATGGATAGAAGACATATGCAATCTCAATATATTGATACAAATGAATATAATCGTTATGGACCAGGATTGCGTATTATTGATGTAACTAATGATAATTTACGTGAAGTTGCATTATCACAACATACAGAAactaaagtttaa
- the LOC132931726 gene encoding scaffold protein salvador isoform X2 produces the protein MLSRKNKDTRTIKEGVVGKYVKKDKPPEIPIINVWTTEPFRKNNHSRTNVSESLNNTNQPSGSVQKFGNMKNTPSPSMLIGHEGKYTPSSSVPDLAQKFANANLWSSSPGIAADQSISVRNCSNRYISNDCHINHQMGTHNSATCLPYHSHSDLAESSVILHGYGDNTIYSPALSQCFPTIQLQHKNEIINTHHSTPALHNIGQPVPIPLPSGGGEELPLPPGWSVDLTLRGRKYYIDHNTKTTHWSHPLEKEGLPTGWERIESDEYGVYFVNHISRQAQYEHPCAPHYIYQPEVRIPLPLLPPPPPRSTHFHSHNMLVPANPYLNQEIPVWLNVYSHAAQTLDHKLRWEMFRLPELDCFNAMLTRLYKQELEEIVMRYEVYRSALLFEMDRRHMQSQYIDTNEYNRYGPGLRIIDVTNDNLREVALSQHTETKV, from the exons ATGTTGTcaagaaaaaataaagatactAGAACTATTAAAGAAGGAGTGGttggaaaatatgtaaaaaaagacAAGCCACCTGAAATACCAA ttataaatgtatggaCTACAGAACCTTTCAGAAAAAATAACCACAGCCGGACTAATGTTTCAGAATCCCTAAAT AATACAAACCAACCAAGTGGTTCAGTTCAAAAATTTggtaatatgaaaaatacacCATCTCCATCAATGTTAATTGGTCATGAAGGGAAATATACTCCTAGTAGTTCTGTTCCTGATTTAGctcaaaa atttgcCAATGCTAATTTATGGAGTAGTTCGCCAGGTATAGCTGCTGATCAATCAATAAGTGTTAGAAATTGTAGTAATAGATATATTTCCAATGACTGTCACATTAATCATCAA atgggAACACATAATAGTGCCACTTGTTTACCTTATCATTCACACTCTGATTTAGCAGAATCATCTGTTATTTTACATGGATATGGTGACAATACAATTTACTCGCCAGCATTATCACAATGTTTTCCAACT attcaaTTACAGCACaagaatgaaattattaatactcaTCATTCTACCCCAGCCTTACATAATATTGGACAACCTGTTCCAATACCTTTACCTTCag GCGGAGGAGAAGAACTTCCCTTACCACCAGGTTGGTCCGTAGACTTAACATTAAGAGGTCGTAAGTATTATATTGATCATAATACCAAAACTACACATTGGTCACATCCTTTAGAAAAAGAAGGTCTTCCTACTGGATGGGAACGTATTGAAAGTGATGAGTATGGAGTATATTTTGTTAA tcatATTTCTCGACAAGCACAATATGAGCATCCATGCGCTCCTCACTATATTTATCAACCGGAGGTAAGAATTCCATTGCCACTGTTACCTCCCCCACCACCAAGATCTACACATTTTCATTCTCATAATATGCTCGTGCCTGCTAATCCTTACCTAAAtcaag aAATCCCTGTATGGCTCAATGTTTATTCTCATGCAGCACAAACATTAGATCATAAACTTAGATGGGAAATGTTTCGGCTACCAGAACTTGATTGTTTCAATGCCATGTTGACACGTTTATATAAACAAGAATTAGAAGAGATTGTTATGCGTTATGAAGTTTACAG atctgCGTTATTGTTTGAAATGGATAGAAGACATATGCAATCTCAATATATTGATACAAATGAATATAATCGTTATGGACCAGGATTGCGTATTATTGATGTAACTAATGATAATTTACGTGAAGTTGCATTATCACAACATACAGAAactaaagtttaa